One Streptomyces sp. P9-A2 DNA window includes the following coding sequences:
- the nusG gene encoding transcription termination/antitermination protein NusG has protein sequence MSDPNVNDAIEPVESVEDELDTVGGADSEAPEASAEVEAADAAADESETAADATPEAEEADDADSDEDAADETDAAEDEAEEAADKRDPVEKLREELRTLPGEWYVIHTYAGYENRVKTNLEQRAVSLNVEDFIFQAEVPQEEVVQIKNGDRKTIKQNKLPGYVLVRMDLTNESWGVVRNTPGVTGFVGNAYDPYPLTLDEIVKMLAPEAEEKAAREAAEAEGKPVPQRKVEVQVLDFEVGDSVTVTDGPFATLQATINEINPDSKKVKGLVEIFGRETPVELSFDQIQKN, from the coding sequence GTGTCTGACCCGAACGTGAACGACGCCATCGAGCCGGTCGAGTCCGTCGAGGACGAGCTCGACACCGTCGGGGGCGCGGACAGTGAGGCCCCCGAGGCCTCCGCCGAGGTCGAGGCTGCCGATGCCGCCGCGGACGAGTCCGAGACGGCGGCCGATGCGACCCCCGAGGCCGAAGAGGCCGACGACGCGGACTCCGACGAGGACGCCGCGGACGAGACCGACGCCGCCGAGGACGAGGCCGAAGAGGCCGCGGACAAGCGCGACCCGGTCGAGAAGCTCCGCGAGGAACTGCGGACACTGCCCGGCGAGTGGTACGTCATCCACACCTACGCGGGCTACGAGAACCGGGTGAAGACCAACCTGGAGCAGCGTGCCGTCTCACTGAACGTCGAGGACTTCATCTTCCAGGCCGAGGTGCCGCAGGAAGAGGTCGTCCAGATCAAGAACGGCGACCGCAAGACGATCAAGCAGAACAAGCTCCCGGGTTACGTCCTGGTCCGCATGGACCTGACGAACGAGTCCTGGGGCGTCGTCCGCAACACTCCCGGTGTCACCGGTTTCGTGGGCAACGCCTACGATCCGTACCCGCTGACCCTGGACGAGATCGTCAAGATGCTCGCCCCGGAGGCCGAGGAGAAGGCCGCCCGCGAGGCGGCCGAGGCCGAGGGCAAGCCGGTTCCGCAGCGCAAGGTCGAGGTCCAGGTGCTGGACTTCGAGGTCGGCGACTCGGTCACTGTCACCGACGGCCCGTTCGCCACGCTCCAGGCGACCATCAACGAGATCAACCCCGACTCCAAGAAGGTCAAGGGCCTGGTGGAGATCTTCGGCCGTGAGACGCCGGTCGAGCTCTCCTTCGACCAGATCCAGAAGAACTGA
- the rplK gene encoding 50S ribosomal protein L11 — translation MPPKKKKKVTGLIKLQIQAGAANPAPPVGPALGQHGVNIMEFCKAYNAATESQRGWVIPVEITVYEDRTFTFITKTPPAAKMILKAAGVEKGSGEPHKTKVAKITAAQVREIATTKMPDLNANDLDAASKIIAGTARSMGVTVEG, via the coding sequence ATGCCTCCCAAGAAGAAGAAGAAGGTCACGGGGCTCATCAAGCTCCAGATCCAGGCCGGTGCGGCCAACCCGGCTCCGCCGGTCGGCCCCGCGCTGGGTCAGCACGGCGTCAACATCATGGAGTTCTGCAAGGCCTACAACGCCGCGACCGAGTCGCAGCGTGGCTGGGTCATCCCGGTGGAGATCACGGTCTACGAGGACCGTACCTTCACCTTCATCACCAAGACCCCGCCGGCCGCGAAGATGATCCTCAAGGCCGCGGGTGTGGAGAAGGGCTCCGGCGAGCCGCACAAGACCAAGGTCGCGAAGATCACCGCTGCCCAGGTCCGTGAGATCGCCACGACCAAGATGCCCGACCTCAACGCCAACGACCTGGACGCCGCGTCGAAGATCATCGCCGGCACCGCCCGTTCCATGGGCGTCACGGTCGAGGGCTGA
- a CDS encoding adenosine deaminase: MERVRDLSLLPKAHLHLHFTGSMRPATVLELADKYGARLPEALTDALTSGEPPSLRATDERGWFRFQRLYDAARSCLREPEDIQRLVREAAEEDLKDGSGWLEIQVDPTSYAPRLGGLIPALEVILDAVDSARRDTGLGIRVLVAANRMKHHLDARTLARLAVRYADRGVIGFGLSNDERRGMARDFDRAFAIAREGGLLSAPHGGELSGPASVRDCLDDLEADRIGHGVRAAEDPRLLRRLADRQVTCEVCPASNVALGVYEKPGDVPLRKLFDAGVPLALGADDPLLFGSRLAAQYEIAREHHGFTDAELAELARQSVRGSRAPDAVRAELLAGIDRWLTTPAG, from the coding sequence ATGGAACGTGTACGTGACCTCTCCCTGCTGCCGAAGGCCCATCTGCATCTGCACTTCACCGGGTCGATGCGCCCCGCCACTGTGCTGGAACTGGCCGACAAGTACGGTGCGCGCCTCCCCGAGGCGCTGACCGACGCGCTGACCAGCGGGGAACCACCGAGCCTGCGGGCCACGGACGAGCGGGGCTGGTTCCGGTTCCAGCGGCTGTACGACGCGGCGCGCTCGTGTCTGAGGGAGCCGGAGGACATCCAGCGACTGGTGCGAGAGGCCGCGGAGGAAGACCTGAAGGACGGGTCGGGCTGGCTGGAGATCCAGGTCGACCCGACGTCGTACGCGCCGCGGCTGGGCGGGCTGATCCCGGCGCTGGAGGTCATCCTGGACGCGGTGGACTCGGCGCGGCGGGACACCGGGCTCGGGATCCGGGTGCTGGTCGCCGCGAACCGGATGAAGCACCACCTGGACGCGCGCACGCTGGCCCGGCTGGCGGTGCGGTACGCGGACCGGGGGGTCATCGGCTTCGGGCTGTCCAACGACGAGCGGCGCGGCATGGCCCGGGACTTCGACCGGGCGTTCGCCATCGCGCGCGAGGGCGGACTGCTGTCCGCGCCGCACGGGGGTGAGCTGTCCGGGCCCGCGTCCGTGCGGGACTGCCTGGACGATCTGGAGGCCGACCGGATCGGGCACGGGGTGCGGGCGGCGGAGGACCCACGGCTGCTGCGGCGGCTCGCGGACCGGCAGGTGACGTGCGAGGTGTGCCCGGCGTCGAACGTGGCGCTGGGCGTGTACGAGAAGCCGGGGGACGTGCCCCTGCGGAAGCTGTTCGACGCGGGCGTGCCGCTGGCCCTGGGCGCGGACGATCCCCTGCTGTTCGGCTCGCGGCTGGCGGCCCAGTACGAGATCGCGCGTGAGCACCACGGGTTCACGGACGCCGAGCTGGCGGAGCTGGCACGGCAGTCGGTGCGCGGATCGAGGGCTCCGGATGCGGTCAGGGCGGAACTGCTGGCGGGGATCGACCGGTGGCTGACGACTCCGGCAGGGTGA
- a CDS encoding MaoC family dehydratase, with product MTAKISYADVEVGTELPAQTFSVTRATLVQYAGASGDFNPIHWNERFAKDVGLPDVIAHGMFTMAEAIRVVTDWVGDPGAIVEYGVRFTRPVVVPDDDQGATIEVTGKVAAKLDDHTVRVDLTATSAGQKVLGMSRTVVRLA from the coding sequence ATGACGGCGAAGATCTCCTACGCCGACGTCGAGGTCGGCACCGAGCTGCCCGCGCAGACGTTTTCCGTGACCCGGGCCACTCTCGTCCAGTACGCGGGCGCCTCCGGCGACTTCAACCCCATTCACTGGAACGAGAGGTTCGCCAAGGACGTCGGTCTGCCCGACGTCATCGCGCACGGCATGTTCACCATGGCCGAGGCGATCCGCGTGGTCACCGACTGGGTGGGCGATCCGGGCGCGATCGTCGAGTACGGCGTCCGCTTCACCAGGCCGGTCGTCGTCCCCGACGACGATCAGGGCGCGACCATCGAGGTCACGGGCAAGGTAGCGGCCAAGCTCGACGACCACACCGTCCGCGTCGACCTCACGGCGACCAGTGCGGGGCAGAAGGTGCTGGGGATGTCGCGGACGGTCGTACGGCTCGCCTGA
- the rpmG gene encoding 50S ribosomal protein L33, with protein MAATDVRPKITLACVECKERNYITKKNRRNNPDRLEMKKHCPRCKAHTAHRETR; from the coding sequence GTGGCTGCCACCGACGTCCGCCCGAAGATCACGCTGGCCTGCGTGGAGTGCAAGGAGCGGAACTACATCACCAAGAAGAACCGGCGTAACAACCCGGACCGCCTGGAGATGAAGAAGCACTGCCCGCGTTGCAAGGCGCACACCGCGCACCGCGAAACGCGATAA
- a CDS encoding TetR/AcrR family transcriptional regulator encodes MVRMSAEERRESIVRAASAEFARGGYHGTSTEAIAKRVGVSQPYLFRLFPGKKAIFLAAADRCVEDTIRMFAEASEGLKGEDALQAMAMAYTRTIAERPELLMMQMQMYLAVAAAEQEGDEEFGASVRAGWLRLWDTVHLALGADVHETTDFMAHGMLINCLSAMGFPAGHRIWEGLDLSTRVEGPRKE; translated from the coding sequence ATGGTCAGGATGAGCGCAGAGGAGAGGCGCGAGAGCATCGTCCGCGCGGCGAGCGCCGAGTTCGCCCGCGGTGGCTACCACGGCACGTCGACCGAGGCGATCGCCAAGCGGGTCGGTGTCTCGCAGCCGTATCTCTTCCGGCTCTTCCCGGGCAAGAAGGCCATCTTCCTGGCGGCGGCGGATCGCTGCGTGGAGGACACCATCCGCATGTTCGCGGAGGCGTCCGAAGGGCTGAAGGGTGAGGATGCCCTGCAGGCCATGGCGATGGCCTATACCCGGACCATCGCGGAGCGGCCCGAACTGCTCATGATGCAGATGCAGATGTACCTCGCCGTCGCGGCCGCCGAGCAGGAGGGCGACGAGGAGTTCGGTGCGAGCGTGCGCGCCGGCTGGCTGCGGCTGTGGGACACCGTCCACCTCGCCCTGGGGGCCGACGTCCACGAGACGACGGACTTCATGGCGCACGGCATGCTCATCAACTGCCTGTCCGCCATGGGGTTCCCGGCCGGACACCGGATCTGGGAAGGGCTGGACCTGTCGACGCGGGTCGAGGGCCCGCGGAAGGAATGA
- a CDS encoding MaoC family dehydratase N-terminal domain-containing protein produces the protein MALDQSFVGRSYPPTDPYEVGREKIREFAEAVGDANPAYTDAEAAKALGHSDVIAPPTFVFAITFKAAGQVFTDPQLGLDYSRVVHGDQKFAYRRPVRAGDRLTVTSTIEAIKSMAGNDILDVRGEVHDEAGEHVVTAWTKLVARAAEGA, from the coding sequence ATGGCGCTCGACCAGTCCTTCGTGGGGCGGAGCTACCCGCCCACCGATCCCTATGAAGTGGGCCGGGAGAAGATCCGAGAGTTCGCCGAGGCGGTGGGGGACGCCAACCCGGCGTACACGGACGCGGAGGCCGCCAAGGCTCTCGGGCATTCCGATGTGATCGCTCCGCCGACCTTCGTGTTCGCGATCACCTTCAAGGCCGCCGGGCAGGTCTTCACCGACCCCCAGCTCGGCCTGGACTACAGCAGGGTGGTGCACGGCGACCAGAAGTTCGCCTACCGCCGCCCGGTGCGCGCCGGTGACCGGCTCACCGTCACCTCGACCATCGAGGCGATCAAGTCGATGGCGGGCAACGACATCCTGGACGTCCGCGGCGAGGTGCACGACGAGGCCGGAGAGCACGTCGTGACCGCCTGGACCAAGCTGGTGGCCCGTGCCGCCGAGGGGGCGTGA
- a CDS encoding DUF3291 domain-containing protein encodes MPTLPWTVPNIPPPHTEVHVFASRFETRTLWGALRFFLRTPGVWRQVSRAPGAYGASLKAQPLRRTFWTVSAWESPEALGAFARTGPHAPTARGLVPRMRDAEFAGWTAKSEDLPVDWTEVRRRLT; translated from the coding sequence ATGCCCACGCTTCCCTGGACCGTCCCGAACATCCCACCGCCCCACACCGAAGTGCACGTCTTCGCCTCCCGCTTCGAGACCCGCACCCTCTGGGGAGCCCTGCGGTTCTTCCTCAGGACACCCGGTGTCTGGCGACAGGTGAGCAGGGCTCCCGGCGCGTACGGAGCCTCCCTGAAGGCACAGCCGCTGCGGCGGACGTTCTGGACCGTGTCCGCCTGGGAGTCCCCGGAGGCCCTCGGCGCCTTCGCCCGTACCGGCCCGCACGCGCCGACCGCCCGCGGGCTCGTTCCGCGGATGCGTGACGCCGAGTTCGCCGGCTGGACCGCGAAGAGCGAGGACCTCCCCGTCGACTGGACCGAAGTACGGCGCCGCCTCACCTGA
- the rplA gene encoding 50S ribosomal protein L1 has protein sequence MSKRSKSLRAADAKIDREKQYAPLEAVRLAKETSTSKFDGTVEVAFRLGVDPRKADQMVRGTVNLPHGTGKTARVLVFATGDRAEAARAAGADIVGADELIDEVSKGRLDFDAVVATPDLMGKVGRLGRVLGPRGLMPNPKTGTVTPDVTKAVNDIKGGKIEFRVDKHSNLHFIIGKTSFDDTKLVENYGAALDEILRLKPSAAKGRYIKKAAITTTIGPSIPLDSNRTRNLLVEEDPAAV, from the coding sequence GTGAGCAAGCGCAGCAAGTCTCTCCGCGCTGCGGACGCCAAGATCGACCGGGAGAAGCAGTACGCCCCGCTCGAGGCCGTCCGTCTCGCCAAGGAGACCTCCACCTCGAAGTTCGACGGCACCGTCGAGGTCGCCTTCCGCCTGGGTGTCGACCCGCGCAAGGCCGACCAGATGGTCCGTGGCACCGTGAACCTCCCGCACGGCACCGGCAAGACCGCCCGGGTCCTGGTCTTCGCGACCGGCGACCGTGCCGAGGCCGCGCGTGCCGCGGGCGCCGACATCGTCGGCGCCGACGAACTGATCGACGAGGTGTCGAAGGGCCGTCTGGACTTCGACGCCGTCGTCGCCACCCCGGACCTCATGGGCAAGGTCGGCCGCCTCGGCCGCGTGCTCGGTCCCCGTGGTCTCATGCCGAACCCCAAGACCGGCACCGTCACCCCGGACGTCACCAAGGCTGTCAACGACATCAAGGGTGGCAAGATCGAGTTCCGCGTCGACAAGCACTCGAACCTGCACTTCATCATCGGCAAGACGTCCTTCGACGACACCAAGCTGGTGGAGAACTACGGCGCCGCGCTGGACGAGATCCTCCGTCTGAAGCCGTCCGCCGCGAAGGGCCGGTACATCAAGAAGGCCGCGATCACCACCACGATCGGCCCCAGCATTCCGCTCGACTCGAACCGCACCCGCAACCTCCTCGTCGAGGAGGACCCGGCGGCGGTCTGA
- a CDS encoding UDP-N-acetylmuramate dehydrogenase produces MQELHDAPLAPLTTFRLGGPATRLVTATTDEEVIAVVREADDGGTPLLIIGGGSNLVIGDKGFDGTALVIATRGLTLDGTRLELAAGEVWTDAVARTVEAGLAGIECLAGIPGSVGATPIQNVGAYGQEVSSTITEVVAYDRRTRETVTLTNEECAFSYRHSRFKADPERYVVLRVRFGLEDADGLSGPIRYAETARVLGVAPGDRVSLPTARETVLKLRAGKGMVLDPEDHDTWSAGSFFTNPILTGEEFAAFRARAKQHLGPDTEPPAYPAGEDRTKTSAAWLIDKAGFTKGYGEGPARISTKHTLALTNRGEATTEDLLALAREVVSGVRETFGITLVNEPVTVGVGL; encoded by the coding sequence GTGCAGGAACTCCACGACGCCCCCCTCGCCCCGCTGACCACGTTCCGCCTGGGCGGCCCCGCGACCCGGCTGGTCACCGCGACGACCGACGAAGAAGTGATCGCCGTCGTCCGCGAGGCCGACGACGGCGGTACGCCCCTGTTGATCATCGGCGGTGGCTCGAACCTGGTCATCGGCGACAAGGGCTTCGACGGCACCGCACTCGTCATCGCCACCCGGGGCCTCACCCTGGACGGCACGCGCCTGGAACTGGCGGCCGGAGAGGTGTGGACCGACGCCGTCGCCCGCACCGTGGAGGCCGGCCTGGCCGGGATCGAGTGTCTGGCCGGCATCCCCGGCTCGGTGGGCGCGACCCCCATCCAGAACGTCGGCGCGTACGGCCAGGAGGTCTCCTCCACCATCACCGAGGTCGTCGCCTACGACCGCCGGACCCGCGAGACGGTCACCCTCACGAACGAGGAGTGCGCCTTCTCCTACCGACACAGCCGCTTCAAGGCCGACCCCGAGCGCTACGTCGTCCTGCGTGTCCGCTTCGGCCTGGAGGACGCCGACGGCCTCTCCGGCCCCATCCGGTACGCCGAGACGGCCCGCGTCCTCGGCGTCGCGCCGGGCGACCGCGTCTCCCTGCCCACGGCCCGTGAGACGGTCCTGAAGCTCCGCGCCGGAAAGGGCATGGTCCTGGACCCCGAGGACCACGACACCTGGTCGGCCGGCTCCTTCTTCACCAACCCGATCCTCACGGGCGAGGAGTTCGCTGCCTTCCGGGCCCGGGCGAAGCAGCACCTCGGCCCCGACACCGAGCCCCCCGCGTACCCCGCCGGCGAGGACCGCACCAAGACCTCCGCCGCCTGGCTGATCGACAAGGCCGGCTTCACCAAGGGCTACGGCGAAGGCCCGGCCCGCATCTCCACCAAGCACACCCTCGCCCTCACCAACCGTGGCGAGGCGACCACCGAGGACCTGCTGGCACTCGCCCGCGAGGTGGTGTCCGGCGTACGCGAAACCTTCGGCATCACCCTGGTCAACGAGCCGGTGACGGTAGGGGTCGGCCTCTGA
- a CDS encoding MFS transporter: MSQQKARGGSAAWALVITSVAGFMAALDNLVVTTALPSIRKDLGGGLHDLEWTVSAYTLTFAVLLMFGSALGDRFGRRRLFIAGITVFTVSSAAAAMAPGIDSLIAARAVQGAGAAVMMPLTLTLLTAAVPEARRGMAYGIWGAVNGLAVASGPLVGGSLTEHISWQWIFWLNVPLGLVLIPLARLRLAESHGTGAPLDLPGTLLASGGLFGIVYGLIRGPVDGWTGTVVLTGLFAGTALLVGFVLYSIRAKNPMLPMRLFRSRAFSGINAASLLMFLGMFGSIFLLSQYMQGVLGYTPTEAGLRMLPWTGMPMLVAPIAGILSDRVGGRPVVATGLFLQALGLGHLAVVATADASYAAQLPALIISGIGMALYFAPASHLVMSSVRPKEQGIASGANNALREVGGALGIAIMASIFASRGGYESGQAFVDGMRPALVVGAAAVALAGVATLFIPARRRPTAPTAPTAPPAGPAPEPVLETAS; this comes from the coding sequence ATGTCACAACAGAAAGCACGCGGCGGTTCGGCCGCCTGGGCACTCGTCATCACCAGCGTCGCCGGCTTCATGGCGGCCCTCGACAACCTCGTCGTCACCACCGCACTGCCCTCCATCCGCAAGGACCTGGGCGGCGGCCTGCACGACCTGGAATGGACCGTGAGCGCCTACACGCTCACCTTCGCCGTCCTGCTGATGTTCGGCTCGGCACTCGGCGACCGTTTCGGCCGCCGCCGGCTCTTCATCGCCGGTATCACCGTCTTCACCGTGTCCTCCGCCGCCGCGGCCATGGCCCCCGGCATCGACTCCCTGATCGCCGCCCGCGCGGTGCAGGGCGCCGGTGCCGCGGTCATGATGCCCCTCACCCTCACCCTGCTCACCGCGGCCGTACCCGAGGCGCGGCGCGGTATGGCGTACGGCATCTGGGGCGCCGTGAACGGCCTCGCGGTGGCCTCCGGACCGCTGGTCGGCGGCAGCCTCACCGAACACATCTCCTGGCAGTGGATCTTCTGGCTGAACGTCCCGCTGGGCCTGGTCCTCATCCCGCTCGCCCGCCTGCGCCTCGCCGAGTCCCACGGGACCGGAGCCCCGCTCGACCTGCCCGGCACCCTGCTCGCCAGCGGCGGACTCTTCGGCATCGTCTACGGACTGATCCGTGGGCCCGTCGACGGCTGGACCGGCACCGTCGTCCTGACCGGCCTGTTCGCCGGGACGGCGCTGCTCGTGGGCTTCGTGCTCTACAGCATCCGCGCCAAGAACCCCATGCTGCCGATGCGGCTGTTCCGCTCCCGCGCCTTCTCCGGCATCAACGCGGCGAGCCTGCTGATGTTCCTCGGCATGTTCGGCTCGATCTTCCTGCTCAGCCAGTACATGCAGGGCGTGCTCGGCTACACGCCCACCGAGGCGGGCCTGCGGATGCTGCCATGGACCGGCATGCCGATGCTCGTCGCCCCGATCGCCGGCATCCTCTCCGACCGTGTCGGCGGCCGTCCGGTCGTCGCCACCGGCCTCTTCCTGCAGGCCCTCGGCCTCGGCCACCTGGCCGTGGTGGCGACCGCCGACGCCTCCTACGCCGCCCAGCTGCCCGCCCTGATCATCAGCGGCATCGGCATGGCGCTGTACTTCGCCCCGGCCTCCCACCTGGTGATGTCCAGCGTCCGCCCGAAGGAACAGGGCATCGCCTCCGGAGCCAACAACGCCCTGCGGGAGGTGGGCGGCGCTCTCGGCATCGCGATCATGGCGTCGATCTTCGCGTCCCGGGGCGGCTACGAATCCGGCCAGGCCTTCGTCGACGGTATGCGTCCGGCGCTGGTGGTCGGCGCCGCGGCGGTCGCCCTCGCAGGCGTCGCGACCCTGTTCATACCGGCCCGCAGGCGGCCCACCGCGCCCACCGCGCCCACCGCGCCCCCGGCCGGTCCGGCGCCGGAACCGGTACTGGAAACGGCCTCCTGA
- the rplJ gene encoding 50S ribosomal protein L10 gives MARPDKAAAVAELTDKFRSSNAAVLTEYRGLTVAQLKTLRRSLGENAQYAVVKNTLTKIAANEAGITLDDQLFAGPTAVAFVTGDPVESAKGLRDFAKDNPNLIIKGGVLDGKALSADEIKKLADLESREVLLSKLAGAFKGKQSQAAQLFQALPSKLVRTVDALRAKQDEQGGAE, from the coding sequence ATGGCGAGGCCCGACAAGGCTGCCGCGGTTGCCGAGCTGACGGACAAGTTCCGCAGCTCCAACGCCGCCGTGCTGACCGAGTACCGCGGTCTCACCGTGGCGCAGCTCAAGACGCTGCGTCGTTCGCTCGGTGAGAACGCCCAGTACGCCGTGGTGAAGAACACGCTGACCAAGATTGCGGCCAACGAGGCCGGGATCACGCTGGACGACCAGCTCTTCGCTGGTCCGACGGCAGTCGCCTTCGTCACCGGTGACCCGGTGGAGTCGGCGAAGGGTCTTCGTGACTTCGCCAAGGACAACCCGAATCTCATCATCAAGGGCGGTGTCCTTGACGGTAAGGCGCTGTCCGCCGATGAGATCAAGAAGCTCGCGGACCTCGAGTCCCGCGAGGTTCTGCTCTCCAAGCTGGCGGGTGCCTTCAAGGGCAAGCAGTCCCAGGCTGCTCAGCTCTTCCAGGCGCTTCCGTCGAAGCTCGTCCGCACTGTGGACGCGCTTCGCGCCAAGCAGGACGAGCAGGGCGGTGCCGAGTAA
- a CDS encoding pyridoxal phosphate-dependent aminotransferase has protein sequence MSAATPPTERRVSARIGAISESATLAVDAKAKALKAAGRPVIGFGAGEPDFPTPDYIVDAAIEACRNPKYHRYTPAGGLPELKAAIAAKTLRDSGYEVDPAQVLVTNGGKQAIYEAFAAILDPGDEVIVPAPYWTTYPESIRLAGGVPVEVVADETTGYRVSVEQLEAARTERTKVVLFVSPSNPTGAVYSAEDAEAIGRWAVEHGLWVLTDEIYEHLVYGDATFTSLPAVLPELRDKCIVVNGVAKTYAMTGWRVGWIIGPKDVVKAATNLQSHATSNVSNVAQVAALAAVSGSLDAVATMREAFDRRRRTIVRMLNEIDGVVCPEPEGAFYAYPSVKALIGKEIRGKRPRNSVELAALILEEVEVAVVPGEAFGTPGYLRLSYALGDEDLAEGVSRIQKLLAEAQD, from the coding sequence ATGAGCGCTGCAACCCCTCCCACCGAGCGCCGGGTCTCCGCCCGGATCGGTGCGATCTCCGAGTCCGCCACCCTCGCCGTGGACGCCAAGGCCAAGGCCCTCAAGGCCGCCGGGCGACCGGTGATCGGCTTCGGCGCCGGTGAACCCGACTTCCCGACTCCGGACTACATCGTCGACGCCGCGATCGAGGCCTGCCGAAACCCGAAGTACCACCGCTACACGCCGGCCGGCGGACTGCCCGAGCTGAAGGCCGCGATCGCCGCGAAGACGCTGCGCGACTCCGGCTACGAGGTGGACCCCGCCCAGGTCCTCGTCACCAACGGCGGCAAGCAGGCCATCTACGAGGCCTTCGCCGCGATCCTCGACCCGGGCGACGAGGTCATCGTCCCGGCCCCGTACTGGACGACGTACCCGGAGTCGATCCGTCTGGCCGGCGGTGTCCCGGTCGAGGTCGTCGCCGACGAGACGACCGGCTACCGCGTCAGCGTGGAGCAGCTGGAGGCCGCGCGGACGGAGCGGACCAAGGTCGTCCTGTTCGTCTCCCCCTCGAACCCCACCGGCGCGGTCTACAGCGCCGAGGACGCCGAGGCGATCGGCCGCTGGGCGGTCGAGCACGGTCTGTGGGTGCTGACCGACGAGATCTACGAGCACCTGGTCTACGGCGACGCCACCTTCACCTCGCTGCCCGCGGTCCTGCCGGAGCTGCGGGACAAGTGCATCGTGGTCAACGGTGTCGCGAAGACGTACGCGATGACCGGCTGGCGGGTCGGGTGGATCATCGGTCCGAAGGACGTCGTGAAGGCCGCCACCAACCTGCAGTCGCACGCCACCTCCAACGTGTCGAACGTCGCCCAGGTGGCGGCGCTGGCCGCGGTCTCCGGCTCCCTGGACGCGGTCGCCACGATGCGCGAGGCCTTCGACCGCCGGCGCAGGACCATCGTCCGGATGCTCAACGAGATCGACGGCGTGGTCTGCCCGGAGCCCGAGGGCGCGTTCTACGCCTACCCGTCGGTGAAGGCCCTGATCGGCAAGGAGATCCGGGGCAAGCGGCCGCGGAACTCCGTGGAGCTGGCCGCGCTCATCCTCGAGGAGGTCGAGGTCGCGGTCGTACCCGGCGAGGCCTTCGGTACTCCGGGATACCTGCGGCTGTCCTACGCGCTGGGCGACGAGGACCTGGCGGAGGGCGTGAGCCGGATCCAGAAGCTGCTGGCGGAGGCACAGGACTGA
- the secE gene encoding preprotein translocase subunit SecE yields MTDAVGSIDMPDAEDEAPDSKKRTRKGGKRAKKGPLKRLALFYRQIVAELRKVVWPTRNQLTSYTTAVIIFVVVMIGLITLIDYGLSHVAKYVFG; encoded by the coding sequence GTGACGGACGCCGTGGGCTCCATCGACATGCCTGATGCCGAGGACGAGGCGCCGGACTCCAAGAAGAGGACCCGCAAAGGCGGCAAGCGGGCCAAGAAGGGTCCGCTGAAGCGCCTCGCGCTCTTCTACCGCCAGATCGTGGCGGAGCTTCGCAAGGTTGTCTGGCCGACCCGGAACCAGCTGACGTCGTACACAACCGCAGTGATCATCTTTGTGGTCGTCATGATCGGCCTGATCACTCTGATCGACTACGGACTCAGTCACGTCGCCAAGTACGTATTCGGCTGA
- the rplL gene encoding 50S ribosomal protein L7/L12, which translates to MAKLTQDELLAQFEGMTLIELSEFVKAFEEKFDVTAAAAVAVAGPAAPGAPVEAEAEQDEFDVVLTGAGDKKIQVIKVVRELTSLGLKEAKDLVDGAPKAVVEKVNKEAAAKAKEALEGAGASVEVK; encoded by the coding sequence ATGGCGAAGCTCACCCAGGACGAGCTGCTGGCCCAGTTCGAGGGCATGACCCTCATCGAGCTCTCCGAGTTCGTGAAGGCCTTCGAGGAGAAGTTCGACGTCACCGCCGCCGCCGCGGTCGCCGTGGCCGGTCCGGCCGCCCCGGGCGCCCCGGTCGAGGCCGAGGCCGAGCAGGATGAGTTCGACGTCGTCCTCACCGGCGCCGGCGACAAGAAGATCCAGGTCATCAAGGTCGTGCGCGAGCTGACCTCCCTCGGCCTGAAGGAGGCCAAGGACCTGGTCGACGGTGCGCCGAAGGCCGTCGTCGAGAAGGTCAACAAGGAAGCCGCCGCGAAGGCCAAGGAGGCCCTCGAGGGCGCCGGCGCCTCCGTCGAGGTCAAGTAA